ATGTGCTGCAAAATCTGCTTCAATATCCCCTGCTGCTTACTATTTACTCTTTACTATCTACTATTTATTTCCCTGCATTTCACGCAAAAATTCCGTATTTTAAAAGCTTGTTTAGACCGGATAACTGGATCAAACGGATCAACAGGATTGTTATCTGATTAGATTCCGGCTGGAACATTTATTTCTGTATCATGTTAGAGATCTGTGCTTATTTAAGGAGACAATGTGCAACGCAAACAAAGCATTCGAAATATAGCCATTATCGCGCACGTGGATCACGGAAAGACCACGCTGGTGGACGGTATGCTGCGGCAGAGCGGCATTTTCCGTGAGAATCAGCAGGTGGAGGAGCGGGTCATGGATTCCATGGACCTGGAGCGTGAGCGCGGTATTACGATCATGGCGAAAAATACCGCGGTTCTGTATCAGGACTGCAAGATCAATATTGTGGACACGCCGGGACACGCTGATTTTGGCGGCGAGGTGGAGCGCAGTCTGAATCTGGTGGACGGCGCCATTCTGCTGGTGGATGCCAGTGAAGGTCCGCTGCCGCAGACGCGTTTTGTGGTGAGAAAGGCGCTGGCCAAAAAACTGCCCATGATTCTGGTGATCAACAAGATCGACCGTCAGGATGAACGCATCGAAGAGGTGCTGAATTATGTGTACGATCTGTTTATCGATCTGGATGCCTCGGACGAGCAGATCGAGTTTCCGGTGCTGTATACCAATGCCAGAGACGGCGTGGCGCACCGTGAACTGGACGACGGATCGACGAATTTGAAACCGCTGTTCGAGACGCTCATGCGGCATATTCCCGGACCGGTGGCGGATGATGCGAAAAAACCGCAGTTTCTGGTCACAAATCTGGATTACGATTCTTATGTGGGCCAGGTGGCGGTCGGGCGTCTGTTTAACGGCACGCTGGCCATGAATCAGATGTACAGTCTGTGTGCTGAAAACGGCGTGGTGCCGAATGTGTCGTTTTCAGCGCTCTATACGTTTGAGAATCTCAAACGCAAACAGGTGGATCGGGTGTTCGCCGGAGATATCATTGCGTTGTCCGGAGTGGAGGATGTGAAAATCGGAGATACCATCTCGTCGCTTGAAGATCCGGAGCCGCTGCCGCGCATTTCCGTGGATCAGCCGACCCTGTCCATGCTGTTTTACGTCAATGACAGTCCGTTTGCCGGCACGGACGGCACCTATCTGACCTCGCGGCATCTCAAGGAACGCCTGGACCGTGAACAGCTGGGCAACGTGGCCATTGAGATCAAACCCACACCGCGTCCCGACGCCTTTGAAGTCTGCGGCCGCGGCGAGCTGCAGATGGCGGTGCTGATTGAGACCATGCGGCGCGAAGGATACGAGTTTATGGTGTCCAAGCCGCAGGTGATCACTCGAGACATCGACGGCAAGACGCACGAGCCGGTGG
This genomic window from candidate division KSB1 bacterium contains:
- the typA gene encoding translational GTPase TypA; amino-acid sequence: MQRKQSIRNIAIIAHVDHGKTTLVDGMLRQSGIFRENQQVEERVMDSMDLERERGITIMAKNTAVLYQDCKINIVDTPGHADFGGEVERSLNLVDGAILLVDASEGPLPQTRFVVRKALAKKLPMILVINKIDRQDERIEEVLNYVYDLFIDLDASDEQIEFPVLYTNARDGVAHRELDDGSTNLKPLFETLMRHIPGPVADDAKKPQFLVTNLDYDSYVGQVAVGRLFNGTLAMNQMYSLCAENGVVPNVSFSALYTFENLKRKQVDRVFAGDIIALSGVEDVKIGDTISSLEDPEPLPRISVDQPTLSMLFYVNDSPFAGTDGTYLTSRHLKERLDREQLGNVAIEIKPTPRPDAFEVCGRGELQMAVLIETMRREGYEFMVSKPQVITRDIDGKTHEPVEHVYIDVPEEFVGAVTEKLSVRKGRMTNLVNHGHGRVNLEFSIPSRGLIGFRSHFLTDTKGSGVMNSIFDGYQVWFGPIPQRTSGALVADRPGRVNQYASLSMVDRGELFLEVGTEVYEGMIIGERNRSGDLDVNITKEKKLTNMRSSTAEATVTLRPPRMLSLDQSIEFIAEDEVVEVTPKNIRLAKMERSKQKRAAQQKKEKWGKA